From the Lolium rigidum isolate FL_2022 chromosome 2, APGP_CSIRO_Lrig_0.1, whole genome shotgun sequence genome, one window contains:
- the LOC124692831 gene encoding isocitrate dehydrogenase [NAD] catalytic subunit 5, mitochondrial-like — MALRRLLQGSVLPRMMGRSVGASFSTEAGETIRATLFPGDGIGPEIAESVKQVFKVAGVPIEWEEHYVGTEVDPRTESFLTWESLESVRRNKVGLKGPMATPIGKGHRSLNLTLRKELGLYANVRPCNSLPGYKTRYDDVNLVTIRENTEGEYSGLEHQVVRGVVESLKIITRQASLRVAEYAFHYAKTNGRERVSAIHKANIMRKTDGLFLKCCREVAEKYPEIIYEEVIIDNCCMTLVKNPGTFDVLVMPNLYGDIISDLCAGLIGGLGLTPSCNIGEGGICLAEAVHGSAPDISGKNLANPTALMLSAVMMLRHLQFNDQAERIHNAILQTIAEGKYRTADLGGKSSTSDYTKAVCDHI, encoded by the exons ATGGCGCTCCGGAGGCTGCTTCAGGGGAGCGTTCTGCCGCGGATGATGGGACGGTCTGTTGGGGCGTCCTTCTCTACGGAGGCTGGTGAGACTATCCGCGCAACGCTCTTTCCTGGTGATGGCATCGGGCCTGAGATCGCCGAGTCGGTCAAGCAG GTATTCAAAGTTGCAGGTGTACCAATAGAATGGGAAGAACATTATGTTGGTACAGAAGTGGACCCCAGAACAGAGAGCTTTTTGACATGGGAGAGCCTGGAGTCTGTGCGTAGAAACAAAGTCGGTCTGAAAGGTCCTATGGCTACACCAATTGGAAAAGGTCACCGTTCTTTGAATCTTACATTGAGGAAAGAACTAGGACTTTACGCCAATGTCAGACCTTGCAACAGCCTTCCAGGCTACAAGACTAGATATGATGATGTGAACCTTGTGACAATTCGTGAAAATACTGAAGGGGAGTATAGCGGCCTTGAGCATCAG GTTGTGAGGGGTGTAGTGGAGAGTTTGAAAATTATTACCCGCCAAGCAAGTTTAAGAGTAGCAGAGTATGCATTCCATTATGCAAAGACCAATGGCAGGGAGAGAGTTTCTGCGATACATAAAGCCAATATCATGAGGAAAACAGATGGACTTTTCCTCAAG TGTTGCCGTGAAGTCGCTGAGAAGTATCCAGAAATCATATACGAGGAAGTAATTATTGATAACTGCTGTATGACG CTTGTGAAGAACCCTGGTACCTTTGATGTATTAGTGATGCCAAATCTATATGGTGACATTATTAGTGATCTATGTGCTGGTTTGATCGGAGGCTTGGGCCTAACTCCCAG CTGCAACATTGGTGAAGGTGGCATTTGTCTTGCAGAGGCTGTCCATGGCTCTGCACCTGATATATCTGGCAAG AACCTCGCAAACCCAACTGCTCTTATGCTGAGTGCTGTTATGATGTTGCGCCACTTGCAATTCAACGACCAAGCAGAACGGATCCACAATGCTATCCTCCAGACTATCGCCGAGGGGAAGTACAGAACTGCTGATCTTGGTGGGAAGTCATCAACGTCAGACTACACAAAAGCAGTTTGTGATCATATCTGA